The genomic segment TAATAACCTTTGAAAATGTAGGAGATACTATACCCCTTTGGCCCGGTGTTTTTCATATAACATACGTAAGAAATACGGGAGCAGCCTTTAGTTTTTTTCAGGGAGGGGTGGGTTGGTTAAAATGGTTGTCTCTTATCGTCAGTGTGGTGTTAATAATCTTTGCCTGGAAAGAAAAACTTAGTACACTAGAACAATGGGGTTATGGTTTCATTTTAGCAGGGGCCTTGGGCAATGGAGTAGACAGATTTTTATTCGGCTATGTGGTAGATTTTTTTGACTTCCGACTTATTAATTTTCCTGTATTCAACGTTGCTG from the Geminocystis sp. M7585_C2015_104 genome contains:
- a CDS encoding lipoprotein signal peptidase; translation: MRKNRQFWLVAIMALTLDQITKYLTVITFENVGDTIPLWPGVFHITYVRNTGAAFSFFQGGVGWLKWLSLIVSVVLIIFAWKEKLSTLEQWGYGFILAGALGNGVDRFLFGYVVDFFDFRLINFPVFNVADVCINIGVILLIYTSFGPGKTRNTP